In Paractinoplanes brasiliensis, the following proteins share a genomic window:
- a CDS encoding HD domain-containing protein yields MDQVEPARDLARLLLAESIPRRWFHSQGVGRKAESVAHLLGDDGSALVAAAWLHDVGYAPDLVVTGMHQLDGARYLRDVAHADDLICRLVAHHSCAFIEARNRGLSDQLADEFAPVEGLASHAITYADMTTTPDGEPTEVELRLAEILARYGDGNLVAESIREASPLIINSVRVIMAALGES; encoded by the coding sequence GTGGATCAAGTCGAGCCTGCCCGGGATCTCGCGCGCCTTCTGCTGGCCGAGTCGATCCCGCGCCGCTGGTTCCACAGTCAGGGTGTTGGTCGCAAGGCGGAGTCGGTCGCGCATCTCCTCGGCGACGACGGGTCTGCGCTGGTGGCCGCTGCTTGGCTGCACGATGTTGGGTACGCGCCCGACCTGGTCGTGACCGGCATGCATCAACTCGACGGCGCCCGCTACCTGCGCGATGTCGCCCATGCCGATGATCTGATCTGCCGGCTGGTCGCGCATCATTCGTGCGCGTTCATCGAGGCGCGGAATCGTGGCCTGTCCGACCAGTTGGCTGACGAGTTCGCACCTGTCGAAGGGCTTGCATCGCATGCGATCACGTATGCGGACATGACAACGACGCCCGACGGTGAGCCGACCGAGGTGGAACTGCGCCTTGCCGAGATCCTCGCCAGGTACGGCGACGGCAACCTGGTCGCCGAGTCGATCCGGGAAGCGAGCCCGCTGATCATCAATTCGGTCCGGGTGATCATGGCCGCGCTCGGCGAGAGCTGA
- a CDS encoding NUDIX domain-containing protein: MGQRIDFYDDPDAPRATSLVPSANVVVTNEAGEVLLIRRSDNGNWALPGGAMELGESLPKAAVRETLEETGIRVEITGLVGIYTDPRHVILYTSDGEVRQEFSVVFAARPTGGTPTTSEETTEVRWFSASEISSLPMDRSMRLRLEHFFAARPDVHLG, encoded by the coding sequence GTGGGCCAGCGAATCGACTTCTACGACGACCCGGACGCGCCGCGCGCGACATCGCTGGTGCCGTCGGCGAACGTGGTCGTCACCAACGAGGCCGGCGAGGTGCTGCTGATCCGGCGCTCCGACAACGGCAATTGGGCGCTGCCCGGTGGGGCCATGGAGCTCGGCGAGTCGCTGCCCAAAGCCGCCGTGCGAGAGACGCTCGAAGAGACCGGCATTCGAGTCGAGATCACCGGGCTGGTCGGCATCTACACCGACCCTCGGCACGTCATCCTTTACACGAGCGACGGCGAGGTCAGGCAGGAGTTCTCTGTGGTCTTCGCTGCCCGGCCCACCGGCGGAACGCCTACCACCAGCGAGGAAACGACCGAGGTCCGCTGGTTCTCCGCAAGCGAGATCAGCTCCCTGCCGATGGACCGTTCGATGCGCCTGCGGCTCGAACATTTCTTCGCCGCCCGGCCGGACGTGCACCTTGGATAG
- a CDS encoding XRE family transcriptional regulator: MLERGLTPAGLAEALNVDPKSVERWISGRTPYRRHRYAVSAHLGVDEVYLWPDALSPDQVASASESEIINIYPHRWTVPSDLWRHMFETAEEDIGVLVYSGLFLSEDAGIQRIFRQKAEAGVRVRILLGDPDSEAVAQRGADEGVDEVQAGKIKNALVMYRPLRKIDGVEFRLHRTVLYNSIYRADDQLMVNTHIYGFTAAQAPVLHLRRVAGGGMVTTYLESFEHVWDDATPLE; the protein is encoded by the coding sequence ATGTTGGAGCGAGGCCTCACCCCGGCCGGCCTGGCGGAAGCGCTCAACGTGGACCCGAAGAGCGTCGAGCGCTGGATCAGCGGCCGGACACCGTACCGGCGCCACCGCTACGCGGTCTCCGCTCACCTCGGCGTCGATGAGGTCTACCTGTGGCCGGACGCGCTCAGCCCCGATCAGGTAGCGAGCGCCAGCGAAAGCGAGATCATCAACATCTACCCGCACCGCTGGACGGTCCCGTCCGACCTGTGGCGGCACATGTTCGAGACCGCCGAGGAAGACATCGGCGTGCTCGTCTACAGCGGCTTGTTCCTCTCCGAGGACGCTGGCATCCAGCGGATCTTCCGGCAGAAGGCCGAGGCAGGCGTACGTGTACGCATCCTGCTCGGCGACCCGGACAGCGAAGCCGTCGCCCAACGCGGCGCCGACGAAGGCGTGGACGAGGTGCAGGCCGGGAAGATCAAGAACGCGCTGGTCATGTACCGACCGCTACGCAAGATCGATGGTGTGGAGTTCCGATTGCACCGCACCGTTCTCTATAACTCGATCTACCGCGCCGACGATCAACTGATGGTCAACACCCACATCTACGGCTTCACGGCCGCCCAAGCGCCGGTGTTGCACCTGCGCCGGGTGGCCGGCGGCGGCATGGTCACGACGTACCTGGAGAGCTTCGAGCACGTGTGGGACGACGCCACACCGTTGGAGTGA